Within the Solwaraspora sp. WMMA2056 genome, the region GTCACCGGTGAAGGGCAGATGCCGGCTGCGCCCGACGACCAGCGCGCCGACCGGATCGGTGGCGGCGCAGATCGGTAGGACGACCGCGTCGGCGGCCGCGCTGTCCGGTGCTACGGCGACGAAGTCACCGACCGGTGCCGACCCGTCGGTGCCCTCGCGCAAGGCGGCGAGCAGCGCCGCCGGGGCGGCGTCGGAGTCCGGATGCCGGGGCGCGACGACGGTCTCCGCCGGCACGCCGGTGACGCCGGCGAGTCGGGCGGAATCGGCGTCGGGACCCAGATAGAGCAGAGCGAACGGTACGTCGCCGCGACACCCGTCGAGTACCTCGAGCACTCCCCGGCGCAGCTCCGCCTGACTCTGCAGATCCGACAACCGGGTGCTGAGGTCGGCCAGCGCCCGCAACCGCCGCTCACCGAGCACCCGACCGGTGGTCTCGCTGACGACGCAGTAGACCCCGCCGACGCTGCCGTCCTCGACCCGCAACGGATCGTAGGAGACGTCGAAGTAGGTCTCCTCCAGGAAGCCGTGCCGTTCGAGCATGAACGGGTGGTCGGTGCCCCGGTAGGCGGTCCCGCTGGCGACGACCCGGTCGAACAGTGGCTCCAGGACGTCCCACAGCTCGGACCAGTGGTGTGCCGCAGGCTCCCCCAGGGCCGCCGGATGCTTGGCCCCGATGGTGGGCAGATACGCGTCGTTGTAGAACGCCCGCTGTTCGTCACCCCAGTACAGGACGATCTGGGCCTGGGAGGAGAGCATCATGGCGACGGCGTGGCTGAGACTCGCCGGCCACTGGTGCGGCGGGCCGAGCGGCGTGGCGGACCAGTCGCGGTCGCGAATCATCGCCCCCATGTCGCCGCCCGCGTCGAACGCGGCGGCGAGCGCGGCAGGCAGGGCGGCTCCCGTGGTGGCTGGTGCCGGTGCCGGTGCGGTCCCCGCCGGCTCATCACCCTCTGCCATCACTGACCACCTTCAGTAATCGAACCCCGTCACGCCACCGCACCGCCCGGCCGGTGCCGGACCGTCCCCTGCCCCGGACCATCCGGCGTGGCCCGCCTCCTACCCTGTGGCGGTCCCGCCCTAACGTGCCGGCGGACACCATCGGTCGCGTGAACGCACCGACGGACACCATCGGCAGCGCCGCCGACCGGACCGGCGGCGACGGCGCGGTCAGGAGAACGCCGGCAGACCGTCGAGGCTGACCGCGTTGCGGGTGGCGCGGTAGTCCACCAGATCGTCGGCGCTGCGGCGGGCGTGCGCCTGGATCAACAGGTCGCGGTCGCCACCGTACTGCAGCAACGGGACGCCGTACCCGCACGAGTCGCTGACCCGCGTGACGTCGACCAGGATCACCGAGCGCGCCCCGTGCTGATCCGGTGCATCGTCGAAGATCGCGGCCAACCCGGTGAACCGGGGGTCGTCGACCGGCACCACCGACCCTTGGCCGTGCAGCCGGACGATCTTCGGTGGGCCGTCGAACGCGCAGAACATCAGGGTGATCCGCCCGTTGTCGCGCAGATGCGCCACCGTCTCCGCGCCGCTGCCGTGGTAGTCCAGGTACGCGACCCGATGCGCCCCGAGTACGGCGAACGTGCCCCGCATTCCTTTCGGGGAGACGTTGACGTGACCGTCGCCTCCCGACGGCGCGGTCGCGACGAAGAACATCGGCTGTGCCTCGATGAAGGCCCGTAGGCGGCCGTCGATGTCGGGGTACACCTTGCCCATCGCCCCATCGTTGCACGCCGCGACCGCGCGTCGACACGCCGCGCGTCACCGACGACGCGTGCCGTAGGCGACACCGCAGGGACGCCGACGGTGCCCGTACGGTACGAAGGTCACCGGCCGGGTCACCCGCC harbors:
- a CDS encoding pyridoxamine 5'-phosphate oxidase family protein; amino-acid sequence: MGKVYPDIDGRLRAFIEAQPMFFVATAPSGGDGHVNVSPKGMRGTFAVLGAHRVAYLDYHGSGAETVAHLRDNGRITLMFCAFDGPPKIVRLHGQGSVVPVDDPRFTGLAAIFDDAPDQHGARSVILVDVTRVSDSCGYGVPLLQYGGDRDLLIQAHARRSADDLVDYRATRNAVSLDGLPAFS